The following are encoded together in the Phaseolus vulgaris cultivar G19833 chromosome 9, P. vulgaris v2.0, whole genome shotgun sequence genome:
- the LOC137822855 gene encoding flowering-promoting factor 1-like protein 3, translating into MSGVWVFNKGVVRLVESPNSERKVLVHSTSNEIITSYTVLEHKLSSLGWERYYDDPDLLQFHKRSTVHLISLPRDFNRFKSMHMYDIVVKNKNYFEVRDM; encoded by the coding sequence ATGTCTGGGGTTTGGGTTTTCAATAAAGGTGTGGTGAGGCTAGTGGAGAGCCCCAACTCTGAGCGCAAGGTGTTGGTTCACTCTACAAGCAATGAAATTATCACTTCTTACACAGTGTTGGAGCACAAGCTAAGTTCATTGGGTTGGGAACGTTACTATGATGACCCTGATTTACTTCAGTTCCACAAACGCTCCACTGTTCACCTAATCTCACTCCCGAGGGATTTCAACAGGTTCAAATCCATGCACATGTATGACATAGTCGTCAAGAACAAGAACTACTTTGAAGTTAGAGACATGTGA